In Salmo salar chromosome ssa15, Ssal_v3.1, whole genome shotgun sequence, one genomic interval encodes:
- the otud3 gene encoding OTU domain-containing protein 3 yields the protein MSRKQTGKPVRGGNRKCDAERKRDERSARRAIAKDRKNRPQDRDDGEEFVSFSNQLHALGLKLREVPGDGNCLFRALGDQLEGHSRGHLRLRQETVQYMMSHRQDFEPFVEDDVPFAQHLSNLSQPGTFAGNDAIVAFARSQQLKVVIHQLNTPLWEINGSEKLVGRELHIAYRYGDHYDSVRPFGDNSESPAQLRIENLHNSSGQREFGDSQTDRRKAPSPTSSEEDNVILNSLKNMGPNCEEENLFQLSVATINAGWLLDSELSAQVCHGQCASGSCSACREAATECSDHKLPPDGGNLHKSKASNKQRKEQQHLLKKKRQEERHRQKVLQSKGTPDQNLSEPVTLVPALNTLSI from the exons ATGTCTCGGAAGCAGACAGGAAAGCCAGTGCGTGGCGGAAACAGGAAGTGTGACGCGGAGCGGAAGCGGGATGAGCGGTCCGCGCGCAGGGCAATCGCAAAGGACCGTAAGAACCGGCCCCAGGACAGGGATGATGGAGAGGAATTCGTCAGCTTCTCCAACCAGCTCCATGCGCTGGGTCTTAAACTGAGAGAGGTGCCTGGAGATGG TAATTGCCTGTTCCGGGCTCTGGGTGACCAGTTGGAGGGACACTCTCGGGGACACCTGCGCCTGCGCCAGGAGACTGTGCAGTACATGATGTCACACCGGCAGGATTTTGAGCCCTTTGTGGAGGATGATGTGCCCTTCGCACAGCATT TGTCAAACCTCTCCCAGCCTGGCACTTTTGCTGGCAATGATGCCATCGTGGCGTTCGCCCGCAGCCaacagcttaaagtggtcattCATCAGCTCAACACCCCACTGTGGGAG ATAAATGGCTCTGAGAAGCTGGTTGGCCGAGAGCTACACATTGCCTATCGCTATGGAGACCATTACGACAGTGTAAGACCATTCGGTGACAACTCTGAGAGCCCTGCTCAGCTGCGTATAGAG AATCTACATAATTCGAGTGGGCAGCGTGAGTTTggtgacagccagacagacagacggaaagCCCCCTCGCCCACCTCCTCAGAGGAGGACAATGTCATCCTAAATTCCCTGAAGAACATGGGCCCGAACT GTGAAGAGGAGAATCTGTTTCAGCTGAGTGTCGCCACAATCAACGCCGGGTGGCTGTTGGATTCTGAGCTATCAGCCCAAGTGTGTCACGGCCAGTGTGCCTCGGGATCATGCTCTGCGTGTAGAGAGGCAGCGACAGAATGCAGTGATCACAAACTTCCACCTGATGGAGGCAACCTACACAAATCCAAG GCTTCAAACAAGCAGAGGAAAGAGCAGCAGCACTTGTTGAAGAAAAAGCGACAAGAGGAAAGACATCGACAGAAGGTTCTTCAGAGCAAAGGAACACCTGACCAGAACCTCTCGGAGCCGGTCACTCTAGTGCCAGCTCTAAATACACTTAGTATATAG